The sequence below is a genomic window from Gossypium hirsutum isolate 1008001.06 chromosome A11, Gossypium_hirsutum_v2.1, whole genome shotgun sequence.
TTTCCATTCAACCAGACGCCGTAAAAAATCCATAACCTGCAAGAAAGGAAAGATTATGATAAGttaccaaaacaaaaataaaataatacttgtTTGTGCTAGTTTTGGAACTTACCTCATCTGGTTCTTGTAAAGAATATGATGCATTGGTGTCTTTGGGGTACTTTGAGACAAGAATTCCGAAACCTTGTCCTCTGTCTCTCAATATCTAATAACAATGGGGAAAAAAACACCACTGTTAGCACAAGATCTACAAGTTTAATAAAGCAAAGACATGCCTTGTCCTTAATTTTGAGCATTGGATACCTTAAATGCATCTTCATCTGTGCGATCATCTCCAATATAGACAGGGAAAACATCAGTACAGTTTGCGAATCCTATAAAAAGATGTTTATAATAACTGTTAGTACACATCATCCCCTCAATGcatcaaatattatttatattaaaaaaaagaaaaaaaaaagaaaacaacttACCAAGAGATTCTAATAAAAATTCAAGGGCTTTCCCTTTGTCCCATTTAATAGTAGGACGGATTTCAAGAACCTTTCTGCCTTGAGTTAGTCGTAGCTTGGGGTACTCCTTTAAAACTGACTTAACCTGTTGTGCCAGTCCACTCCATTTCTGTTGTTTTGAAGCAAAGGGTCAAGTGCCAATAAAATAGTCGgaataattctaagttaataaTTGTAATTTGGCTTTTTTTTATTACCTTTTCATCAACACAACGGAAGTGTACAGAGAGACAGAACTTGTTGTTCTCCACCTTAGCTCCTGGAGTTGATTTGGTGGTCTCAACCAATTGTTTGTAAACCTCGTCAATCATGGGAAGAAATTCACTTGCTGGTTGGAAAAGAACATGTTCTGTCACTTTGTCAGTTTTGGAACGTTTCTCTGGCCCTTTAATGTCCATGCCATGACTTCCAGCGTAGTACAGTTCAGCTAATTTCACAAATTTATACACCTACAATTTgcaaaaacaatgaaaaaaatatatttaagttcgGGGGAAAAAAgttggtatttttttttttagaataaaatttgTGGCCT
It includes:
- the LOC107943797 gene encoding probable trehalose-phosphate phosphatase J isoform X2 codes for the protein MVTVSAQKPPAPHGYISISTKRLLHNLEINAGARASVWVDSMRASSPTHIKSTPDDQGAWNLHHPSALEMFEQIIDASKGKQIIMFLDYDGTLSPIVEDPDRAFMSNKMRKTVRKLAKCFPTAIVSGRCRDKVYKFVKLAELYYAGSHGMDIKGPEKRSKTDKVTEHVLFQPASEFLPMIDEVYKQLVETTKSTPGAKVENNKFCLSVHFRCVDEKKWSGLAQQVKSVLKEYPKLRLTQGRKVLEIRPTIKWDKGKALEFLLESLGFANCTDVFPVYIGDDRTDEDAFKILRDRGQGFGILVSKYPKDTNASYSLQEPDEVMDFLRRLVEWKQLSMGA
- the LOC107943797 gene encoding probable trehalose-phosphate phosphatase J isoform X1 — translated: MVSFLEERAKNIGGGGQNIMTDAKSVLNMSITVTVSAQKPPAPHGYISISTKRLLHNLEINAGARASVWVDSMRASSPTHIKSTPDDQGAWNLHHPSALEMFEQIIDASKGKQIIMFLDYDGTLSPIVEDPDRAFMSNKMRKTVRKLAKCFPTAIVSGRCRDKVYKFVKLAELYYAGSHGMDIKGPEKRSKTDKVTEHVLFQPASEFLPMIDEVYKQLVETTKSTPGAKVENNKFCLSVHFRCVDEKKWSGLAQQVKSVLKEYPKLRLTQGRKVLEIRPTIKWDKGKALEFLLESLGFANCTDVFPVYIGDDRTDEDAFKILRDRGQGFGILVSKYPKDTNASYSLQEPDEVMDFLRRLVEWKQLSMGA